Genomic segment of Microbacterium hydrocarbonoxydans:
CGACGCGGCCGAGGCCGCCGGCGATCTGCGACCCGGCGGCACGATCGTCGAGCCCACGAGCGGCAACACCGGCGTCGGCCTCGCGCTGGTCGCCCAGCAGCGTGGTTACGACTGCATCTTCGTGGTGCCCGACAAGGTCGGCGACGACAAGATCGACGTGCTGCGGGCATACGGCGCCGAGGTGATCGTGACGCCGACGTCGGTCGCCGCCGACAGTCCCGAGTCGTACTACAGCGTGAGCGACCGCCTGGCGCGTGAGATCCCCGGCGCTTTCAAGCCGAACCAGTACGAGAACCCGAACGGCCCCCGCAGTCACTACGAGACGACGGGCCCCGAGATCTGGCGTGACACCGACGGGCAGGTGACGCACTTCGTCGCCGGAGTCGGCACCGGCGGAACCATCACCGGCACGGGGCGGTTCCTGCGCGAGGTCTCGCAGGAGCGCGTGCGCATCGTCGGCATCGACCCCGAGGGCAGCGTCTACAGCGGCGGCACCGGACGCCCGTATCTGGTCGAGGGCGTCGGCGAGGACATCTGGCCCGGATCCTACGACCCGAGCGTGCCGCATGAGATCGTGGCGGTCAGCGATGCCGAGGCGTTCGCGATGACTCGACGACTCGCGCGCGAAGAGGGGATCCTCGTCGGCGGCTCCAGCGGCATGGCCGTGGTCGGTGCTCTGCGCGTCGCCCGCGATCTTCCGGCGGACGCCGTGATGGTGGTGCTCCTTCCCGATGGCGGACGCGGCTATCTGAGCAAGATCTTCAACGACGGGTGGATGCGGTCCTACGGGTTCAGCGACATCGAAGACGGAGAGACGGTCGCCGACGTGCTCGAGACGCGTTCCCTTCGACAGGCGCAGCGTCCCACGGGAGCAGCGGGGATCCCGGATCTCGTGCACGCGCATCCGTCGGACACGGTGCTCGAGGCGATCGGCATGATGACGGAGTTCGACGTGTCGCAGCTCGTGGTCCTCAGCGCCGAGCCGCCGGTCATGATGGGCGAGGTCGTCGGCACGGTCGACGAGAAGGGGCTGCTCGATCTGCTCTTCCGCGGCGACGCCAAGCCGACGGACGCCGTGGCCGACCACGTGGGGGAGAGGTTGCCCCTCATCGGCATCCACGCATCGCTCGCCCAGGCGCGGCTCGC
This window contains:
- a CDS encoding cystathionine beta-synthase, translated to MKYAESIVDLVGDTPLVKLRHVTEGVACTVLVKLEYLNPGGSSKDRIASRIIDAAEAAGDLRPGGTIVEPTSGNTGVGLALVAQQRGYDCIFVVPDKVGDDKIDVLRAYGAEVIVTPTSVAADSPESYYSVSDRLAREIPGAFKPNQYENPNGPRSHYETTGPEIWRDTDGQVTHFVAGVGTGGTITGTGRFLREVSQERVRIVGIDPEGSVYSGGTGRPYLVEGVGEDIWPGSYDPSVPHEIVAVSDAEAFAMTRRLAREEGILVGGSSGMAVVGALRVARDLPADAVMVVLLPDGGRGYLSKIFNDGWMRSYGFSDIEDGETVADVLETRSLRQAQRPTGAAGIPDLVHAHPSDTVLEAIGMMTEFDVSQLVVLSAEPPVMMGEVVGTVDEKGLLDLLFRGDAKPTDAVADHVGERLPLIGIHASLAQARLAFAEADALLVTEGGKPHTVLTRQDLLSYISR